A genomic stretch from Bradyrhizobium quebecense includes:
- a CDS encoding ATP-binding protein, translating into MTVAIEMGQTTAGASAAIDLEELLATRLLVQGNSGSGKSHLLRRLLEQSAPWVQQTIIDPEGDFVTLAERFGHLVIDAEDHTERSLQVAGERVRIHRVSTVLNLEGLDAENQMRRAAAFLGGMFEVARDHWYPMLVVVDEAQLFAPAIAGEVSDEARKLSLGAMTNLMCRGRKRGLAGIIATQRLAKLAKNVAAEASNFLMGRTFLDIDMARAADLLGMERRQAEAFRDLERGQFMALGPALSRRPLGLRIGPTDTQPRNAAPRLMPLPEAVLEDARAIILAAPPPETAARPPRRTPPPDLLSQLMAAKHPAPEQDPEATEPPPSAEQLAERRERLDRILRAILAEPDAGFRAIGVLYQEFVVRCRIEGFGAVVPELTDFRRMLTRARAGLGTEMAEDDAWQDVSLRAAILPEDMQGVFMMIARAAKEGWPCPSDAAIARAYGTHSLRRARHLLTYIEEQGLIVCQLDGAGRRIVTLVELAWATAAADPNADEAQPEAACNSSTA; encoded by the coding sequence ATGACCGTAGCGATCGAGATGGGACAAACGACGGCCGGCGCATCGGCGGCCATCGACCTCGAGGAGCTATTGGCGACGCGCCTCCTGGTGCAGGGCAATTCGGGTTCCGGAAAATCCCATCTGCTGCGCCGGCTGCTGGAACAGAGCGCGCCATGGGTGCAGCAAACCATCATCGATCCCGAGGGTGACTTCGTGACCCTGGCCGAGCGATTCGGCCACCTCGTCATCGATGCCGAGGACCATACCGAGCGCAGCCTGCAGGTCGCCGGCGAGCGCGTGCGCATCCATCGTGTCTCGACCGTGCTCAATCTCGAGGGGCTCGACGCCGAGAATCAGATGCGGCGCGCCGCGGCCTTCCTCGGCGGCATGTTCGAGGTTGCCCGCGACCATTGGTATCCGATGCTGGTGGTGGTGGACGAGGCGCAGCTGTTCGCGCCGGCGATCGCGGGCGAAGTGTCCGACGAAGCGCGCAAGCTCTCGCTCGGCGCGATGACCAACCTGATGTGCCGCGGCCGCAAGCGCGGGCTTGCCGGGATCATCGCGACCCAGCGGCTGGCCAAGCTCGCCAAGAATGTCGCCGCCGAAGCATCGAACTTCCTGATGGGCCGGACCTTCCTCGACATCGACATGGCGCGCGCCGCCGACCTGCTCGGCATGGAGCGGCGGCAAGCGGAGGCGTTCCGCGACCTGGAGCGCGGACAATTCATGGCGCTGGGACCCGCACTCTCCCGCCGCCCACTGGGCTTGCGCATCGGTCCGACCGACACCCAACCGCGCAACGCGGCGCCGCGGCTGATGCCGCTGCCTGAAGCGGTGCTCGAAGACGCGCGCGCGATTATCCTGGCCGCGCCGCCACCTGAAACGGCGGCCAGGCCGCCGCGCCGGACACCGCCGCCCGACCTGCTCAGCCAGCTGATGGCCGCCAAGCATCCGGCACCGGAGCAAGATCCCGAAGCCACGGAGCCGCCGCCGAGCGCGGAGCAGCTGGCCGAGCGGCGCGAGCGGCTGGATCGCATCCTGCGCGCGATCCTCGCCGAGCCCGACGCCGGCTTCCGCGCCATCGGCGTGCTCTATCAGGAGTTCGTGGTCCGCTGCCGGATCGAGGGTTTCGGTGCCGTCGTGCCCGAGCTGACCGATTTTCGCCGCATGCTGACGCGCGCCCGCGCCGGGCTCGGCACCGAGATGGCGGAGGACGACGCGTGGCAGGATGTCTCGCTGCGTGCCGCCATCCTGCCCGAGGACATGCAGGGCGTCTTCATGATGATCGCCCGCGCCGCGAAGGAAGGCTGGCCCTGCCCGAGCGATGCAGCGATCGCCCGCGCCTATGGCACGCACTCGCTGCGCCGCGCCCGGCATCTTCTGACCTACATCGAGGAGCAAGGCCTGATCGTCTGCCAGCTTGACGGTGCCGGCCGGCGGATCGTGACACTCGTCGAACTCGCCTGGGCCACGGCCGCAGCCGATCCGAATGCCGACGAGGCGCAGCCGGAAGCAGCGTGCAACAGTTCGACTGCGTGA
- a CDS encoding MFS transporter, translating into MTESIVDAVAPPVAATGAVSPRKVFWATWFGWMLDGFDSSMYGYILVSALSELLPASGIEPSKANIGIYGGLLFSIFMLGWACSMVWGWAADRYGRVRIMCWTVLVYSLFTALCGLATGIVMFALFRFVAGFGIGGEWAAGTPLLQESVPENTRVRLAGWLHTATPTGLFLAAAVTLVIGSTLGWRGMFLLGILPALLIAYLRSNIPEPESSASREQPSVAALFAGDQARTTWAAALMMACIIFGLWSSNFWAPTVISTKLVAAGATPAHAQEMGAVAGLITNIGTLIGCLLVPWITSWLGSRRRTAVLFFIGGLISVVVCYEVAIEWLDSLTLFMVLLPVLGFFTNGVFGLFTIWLPEMFPAALRGSGSGFAFSMGRVLGAAGPTLIGALAARTGSFPLAISMLSLIYVIGLPLIGLAPETAGKPLAK; encoded by the coding sequence ATGACTGAGAGCATCGTTGATGCCGTTGCGCCGCCGGTCGCGGCGACTGGTGCGGTGTCGCCGCGAAAAGTGTTTTGGGCGACCTGGTTCGGCTGGATGCTCGATGGCTTCGATTCCTCGATGTACGGCTACATCCTGGTCAGCGCGCTGAGCGAGCTGTTGCCCGCCAGCGGCATCGAGCCGAGCAAGGCCAATATCGGCATCTATGGCGGCCTGCTGTTCTCGATCTTCATGCTGGGCTGGGCCTGCTCGATGGTCTGGGGCTGGGCCGCGGACCGTTACGGGCGCGTCAGGATCATGTGCTGGACGGTGCTGGTCTACTCGCTGTTCACGGCGCTATGCGGCCTTGCGACAGGTATCGTGATGTTCGCATTGTTTCGCTTCGTTGCCGGCTTCGGCATTGGCGGCGAATGGGCCGCGGGCACGCCGCTGCTGCAGGAATCCGTGCCGGAGAACACGCGGGTGCGGCTCGCGGGCTGGCTGCATACGGCAACGCCGACCGGGCTGTTCCTCGCCGCCGCCGTGACGCTCGTGATCGGCAGCACGCTCGGCTGGCGCGGCATGTTCCTGCTCGGCATCCTGCCGGCGCTGCTGATTGCGTATCTGCGCAGCAACATTCCCGAACCCGAGAGCAGCGCGTCGCGCGAGCAACCTTCGGTCGCCGCCTTGTTCGCCGGGGATCAGGCGCGCACCACCTGGGCCGCGGCGCTGATGATGGCCTGCATCATCTTCGGCCTGTGGTCGTCGAACTTCTGGGCGCCCACCGTGATTTCGACCAAGCTGGTCGCGGCGGGGGCGACGCCGGCGCATGCGCAGGAGATGGGCGCGGTGGCCGGGCTGATCACCAATATCGGCACGCTGATCGGCTGCCTTCTTGTGCCATGGATCACCAGCTGGCTTGGCAGTCGGCGCCGCACCGCGGTGCTGTTCTTCATCGGCGGGCTGATCTCCGTCGTGGTCTGCTATGAAGTCGCGATCGAATGGCTCGACAGCCTGACGCTGTTCATGGTGCTGCTGCCGGTGCTCGGCTTCTTCACCAATGGCGTGTTCGGCCTATTCACGATCTGGCTACCGGAGATGTTTCCAGCAGCGTTGCGCGGCTCGGGCTCCGGCTTCGCCTTCAGCATGGGCCGCGTGCTCGGCGCCGCCGGCCCGACGTTGATCGGCGCGCTCGCCGCCCGCACCGGGAGTTTTCCGCTGGCGATCTCGATGTTGTCGCTGATCTACGTAATCGGTCTGCCGTTGATCGGGCTCGCGCCGGAGACGGCCGGCAAGCCACTCGCGAAATAG
- a CDS encoding alanyl-tRNA editing protein: protein MSRAFTHDHPDILQLEADVLDARPGAILLEHSPFFPGGGGQLADRGVLRWSGGVLPVTALARDERGLWHMVPGDGLISGKVMLEVEPAFRALMCELHTLAHVVNALVYTQFGGALLTGAQLNADGSFRVDFDLPGADNEGLRALEAPLNDIIRQDLPVSAAFMAHTEAEATPGLFRSKAVAPPVGEDGFVRIVEILGLDRQACGGTHLTSTGQARPARIVKIDNKGRQNRRIKVAV from the coding sequence ATGTCCCGCGCCTTTACTCACGACCATCCCGACATCCTGCAGCTCGAAGCCGACGTGCTCGACGCGCGGCCCGGAGCAATCCTGCTAGAACACTCGCCGTTCTTTCCGGGCGGCGGCGGACAGCTTGCCGACCGCGGGGTTCTGAGATGGTCCGGGGGCGTGCTGCCGGTGACCGCCCTCGCGCGTGACGAACGCGGCCTCTGGCACATGGTCCCCGGCGACGGCCTGATCTCCGGCAAGGTCATGCTCGAAGTCGAGCCGGCATTTCGCGCCCTGATGTGCGAACTGCACACGCTGGCCCATGTCGTCAATGCGCTGGTCTATACGCAGTTCGGCGGCGCGCTTCTGACCGGGGCGCAACTCAATGCCGACGGCAGCTTCCGGGTCGATTTCGATCTGCCCGGCGCCGACAATGAAGGATTGCGGGCGCTCGAGGCACCGCTGAACGACATCATCCGGCAGGACCTTCCGGTAAGCGCCGCCTTCATGGCGCATACCGAAGCAGAAGCTACACCCGGATTGTTTCGCAGCAAGGCCGTCGCTCCGCCGGTCGGGGAGGATGGCTTTGTCCGGATCGTCGAGATCCTCGGTCTCGACAGGCAGGCCTGCGGCGGCACCCATCTGACGTCGACCGGGCAGGCCCGCCCTGCGCGCATCGTCAAGATCGACAACAAGGGCCGCCAGAATCGCCGGATCAAGGTTGCGGTCTGA
- a CDS encoding OpgC domain-containing protein, producing the protein MDVKAVLPPRGRDYRLDLLRGFANWAIYLDHIPNNAVNWITQKNFGFSDAADLFVFISGYTASFVYARMMLERGTVIGATRLIKRAWQIYVAHVLLFVIYIAEIGYLAQRYHDPNLENEFNVAGFMQNPAETLYQGLILAFKPVNMDVLPLYIALMLVYPLVLWAMLRKLNLTLAASFLLYLAARHFGWNLPAYPGGSWYFNPFCWQFLFVFGGWFALGGASESITFIRSRAFLWLGGAYLLFALVMTLAGRFPELGQAMPAWLYDAFNPNDKTNLAPYRVLHFVVLAFFVTRFLPREWSGYEWPLFQPIIKCGQQSLEVFCSGVFLAVVAHVVLVEVSGSLWMQILISAIGIVLMTVLAYYRSWSKKVDKAPKPAVAAQAPAAAKPAE; encoded by the coding sequence ATGGACGTCAAGGCTGTTCTGCCGCCGCGTGGCCGCGACTATCGCCTCGATCTGCTGCGCGGCTTCGCCAACTGGGCGATCTATCTCGATCACATCCCGAACAACGCGGTGAACTGGATCACGCAGAAGAATTTCGGCTTCAGCGACGCGGCCGATCTGTTCGTGTTCATCTCCGGCTACACCGCGTCCTTTGTCTATGCGCGGATGATGCTGGAGCGCGGGACCGTGATCGGCGCCACCCGGCTGATCAAGCGGGCCTGGCAGATCTATGTCGCGCATGTCCTGCTGTTCGTGATCTACATCGCCGAGATCGGCTATCTCGCGCAGCGCTATCACGACCCCAATCTGGAGAACGAGTTCAACGTCGCGGGCTTCATGCAGAACCCGGCGGAGACGCTCTATCAGGGCCTGATCCTGGCGTTCAAACCGGTCAACATGGACGTGCTGCCGCTCTACATAGCGCTGATGCTGGTCTATCCGCTGGTGCTGTGGGCGATGCTGCGGAAGCTCAATCTGACGCTGGCAGCCTCGTTCCTGCTCTATCTCGCCGCACGGCATTTCGGCTGGAATCTGCCGGCCTATCCGGGCGGCTCATGGTACTTCAACCCGTTCTGCTGGCAGTTCCTGTTCGTGTTCGGCGGCTGGTTCGCGCTCGGCGGCGCCAGCGAATCGATCACATTCATCCGCTCGCGCGCCTTCCTGTGGCTCGGCGGCGCCTATCTGTTGTTCGCGCTGGTCATGACGCTGGCGGGCCGTTTCCCGGAGCTGGGCCAGGCGATGCCGGCCTGGCTCTATGACGCCTTCAACCCGAACGACAAGACCAACCTCGCGCCCTATCGCGTGCTGCACTTCGTGGTGCTGGCCTTCTTCGTCACGCGCTTCCTGCCGCGCGAATGGTCCGGATATGAATGGCCGCTGTTCCAGCCGATCATCAAATGCGGCCAGCAGTCGCTCGAGGTGTTCTGCTCGGGCGTGTTCCTTGCCGTGGTCGCGCATGTGGTGCTGGTCGAGGTCTCCGGCAGCCTCTGGATGCAGATCCTGATCAGCGCGATCGGCATCGTGCTGATGACCGTGCTCGCCTATTACCGCTCCTGGTCGAAGAAGGTCGACAAGGCGCCGAAGCCGGCCGTGGCTGCGCAGGCGCCGGCGGCCGCGAAGCCGGCGGAATAG
- a CDS encoding TetR/AcrR family transcriptional regulator produces the protein MASGTTLKLKQQRSRDRREQILSAATKLFGQRGIDGTSLTEVAAVAKVPLSSIYDYFEDKRALVLDVPEGNFEALYQKTEPLLVKGGDPVEQLRIIFLTNFQYIKDNPSWGRVFFLEIWPSVLAAEPRVKKAVDKYALRYVQLIKQAIRAGTYRRNLDPYAAMSLMMGGMCHLTAVWLLYGRKYDLVKKGKTLFTTLHNGFVQR, from the coding sequence GTGGCTTCGGGGACGACGCTCAAGCTCAAGCAACAGCGCAGCCGCGATCGGCGCGAACAGATCCTCTCGGCAGCGACCAAGCTGTTCGGCCAGCGCGGCATCGACGGCACCTCGCTCACCGAGGTCGCTGCGGTGGCGAAAGTACCGCTCTCCAGCATCTACGATTATTTCGAGGACAAGCGTGCGCTGGTGCTGGATGTGCCCGAAGGCAATTTCGAGGCGCTGTATCAGAAGACCGAGCCGCTGCTGGTGAAGGGCGGCGACCCCGTCGAGCAGCTTCGCATCATCTTCCTGACCAACTTCCAGTACATCAAGGACAACCCGAGCTGGGGCCGCGTGTTCTTCCTGGAGATATGGCCGAGCGTCCTTGCCGCCGAACCGCGGGTCAAGAAGGCGGTCGACAAATATGCGCTGCGCTACGTGCAGCTGATCAAGCAGGCGATCCGCGCCGGCACCTATCGCCGCAACCTCGATCCCTACGCCGCGATGTCGCTGATGATGGGCGGCATGTGCCACCTGACCGCGGTCTGGCTGCTCTATGGCCGCAAATACGATCTGGTGAAGAAGGGCAAGACGCTGTTCACCACGCTGCACAACGGGTTCGTTCAGCGTTAG
- a CDS encoding acyl-CoA dehydrogenase family protein, whose amino-acid sequence MQFELPDDLRVLQGQVREFVRSELKPHDAAIEATGKVPESAMAGLRRMGLFGTNTPKQFGGLGLSMLGSCLAIEELAKAHTAFYYLSGVNVHIGSKAIEFFAQPPVRDRWLPELASGRMIGAFALTEPSAGSDAARIQTTARRDGDHYVLDGRKTYITNAPVAGVFTVFATLNPSAGAKGIAAFVVDAKTPGLSIGRLVEMAAGRGSAHAEVIFEDCRVPRENLLGQEGDGFAIAMRCLDAGRAHWGAYCVGAASQLLDYALEHVSERETFGRKLRDHQGIEWQIADMASALHAARLVAYEAAWRYDQSDAAARTAAAALSKYTGADMVQRVADMTMQLFGGAGYSRDLPIERIWRETRVVRILDGTSEIMRQIIARNAFRNHERRNASI is encoded by the coding sequence ATGCAATTCGAGCTTCCCGACGATCTCCGCGTTCTGCAAGGCCAGGTGCGCGAGTTCGTGCGCAGCGAGCTCAAGCCTCACGATGCCGCGATCGAGGCAACCGGTAAGGTGCCGGAGAGCGCGATGGCCGGCCTGCGCCGGATGGGATTGTTCGGCACCAACACGCCGAAGCAGTTCGGCGGGCTCGGCCTCTCGATGCTCGGCAGCTGCCTCGCGATCGAGGAGCTCGCGAAGGCGCACACCGCCTTCTACTATCTGAGCGGGGTGAACGTTCATATCGGCTCGAAGGCGATCGAGTTCTTCGCGCAGCCTCCGGTTCGCGACAGATGGTTGCCCGAGCTCGCCAGCGGCCGCATGATCGGCGCCTTCGCGCTGACCGAGCCGAGCGCCGGATCGGATGCCGCCCGCATCCAGACCACGGCGCGGCGCGACGGCGATCATTACGTGCTCGACGGCCGCAAGACCTACATCACCAATGCGCCGGTCGCCGGCGTCTTCACGGTGTTCGCCACGCTCAACCCGTCCGCGGGCGCGAAGGGCATCGCGGCGTTTGTCGTGGACGCGAAGACGCCGGGCCTCTCCATCGGCCGCCTGGTCGAGATGGCCGCCGGCCGCGGCTCGGCGCATGCCGAGGTGATCTTCGAGGACTGCCGCGTTCCGCGCGAGAACCTGCTCGGCCAGGAGGGCGACGGATTTGCCATCGCGATGCGGTGTCTGGATGCCGGGCGCGCGCATTGGGGCGCCTATTGTGTCGGCGCAGCGAGCCAGCTGCTGGACTACGCGCTCGAACATGTCTCGGAGCGCGAGACATTCGGCCGCAAGCTGCGCGACCACCAGGGCATCGAGTGGCAGATCGCCGACATGGCGAGCGCGCTGCATGCCGCACGCCTGGTCGCCTATGAGGCGGCCTGGCGTTACGACCAAAGCGACGCCGCCGCCCGCACCGCCGCCGCGGCACTATCCAAATATACCGGCGCCGACATGGTCCAGCGGGTGGCCGACATGACCATGCAGCTGTTCGGTGGTGCCGGCTATTCCAGGGACCTGCCGATCGAGCGCATCTGGCGGGAAACGCGGGTGGTCCGCATTCTGGATGGCACATCGGAGATCATGCGGCAGATCATCGCCCGCAACGCGTTCCGCAACCATGAACGGCGGAACGCGTCAATCTGA
- a CDS encoding asparaginase, producing MTPHSLRSARSVRIIIGLAAALVIGLASPAIAQQSPAGGALARVLVLGTGGTIAGQANARAGNAYDSGKVSAANLIAAIPGIDKLAQISAEQISSIGSQDMNDKVWFDLVKRIRAAVDNKEIDGVVITHGTDTMEETAFFLQNVLDTDMPVVLVGSMRPSTAIGADGPANLYEAMRVASAPESRGRGVLVVLNDTIHAARWVQKTNTTSVETFRSPDAGPVGYVDTGSLRFLQPAAPVKAAKLKLPDAPPLPRVDIIYSHANMDAAEVEDAVKRGAKGIVLAGVGDGNSSKVAIDALAAAAKQGVVVVRSTRVGSGYVNRNVEVEDDKLGFAVSLDLNPQKARVLLQLLIANGVTESSAVQQAFAR from the coding sequence ATGACGCCGCACTCGCTTCGATCGGCTCGTTCCGTACGCATTATCATCGGCCTTGCCGCAGCCCTTGTGATCGGGCTTGCGTCGCCGGCCATTGCCCAGCAGTCGCCCGCCGGCGGCGCGCTGGCGCGGGTGCTCGTGCTCGGCACCGGCGGCACCATCGCGGGCCAGGCCAATGCACGCGCCGGCAATGCCTATGATTCGGGCAAGGTCAGCGCAGCGAACCTGATCGCCGCCATTCCGGGCATCGACAAGCTCGCCCAGATCTCGGCCGAGCAGATCTCGTCGATCGGCTCGCAGGACATGAATGACAAGGTCTGGTTCGACCTCGTCAAGCGCATCCGCGCGGCTGTTGACAACAAGGAAATCGACGGCGTCGTCATCACGCATGGCACCGACACGATGGAGGAGACGGCGTTCTTCCTGCAAAACGTGCTGGATACCGACATGCCGGTCGTGCTGGTCGGATCGATGCGACCTTCCACTGCGATCGGGGCCGATGGTCCGGCCAATCTCTACGAGGCGATGCGGGTCGCATCGGCGCCGGAATCCCGCGGCCGCGGCGTGCTCGTGGTGCTCAACGACACCATCCATGCCGCGCGCTGGGTGCAGAAGACCAATACCACCAGCGTCGAGACGTTCCGTTCGCCCGATGCCGGTCCGGTCGGTTATGTCGACACCGGCTCGCTCCGCTTCCTGCAACCGGCCGCACCGGTCAAAGCGGCCAAGTTGAAGCTGCCGGATGCGCCGCCGTTGCCGCGGGTCGACATCATCTATTCGCACGCCAACATGGATGCCGCGGAGGTCGAGGATGCGGTCAAGCGCGGCGCTAAGGGCATCGTGCTGGCCGGCGTCGGTGACGGCAATTCATCAAAGGTCGCGATCGATGCGCTGGCGGCCGCGGCGAAGCAGGGCGTCGTGGTGGTGCGCTCGACCCGGGTCGGCTCTGGCTATGTCAACCGCAACGTCGAGGTCGAGGACGACAAGCTCGGCTTTGCGGTCTCGCTCGATCTCAACCCGCAGAAGGCGCGCGTGCTGCTTCAACTCCTGATCGCCAACGGCGTGACCGAGTCCTCGGCGGTTCAACAGGCGTTCGCGCGGTAA
- a CDS encoding sigma-70 family RNA polymerase sigma factor: MQGAKAGNKTAQQFRDAALPWLDDAYAFARVLMRTEADAEQAVQDCYLRALRQFDGFRGTAVRPWLLAILKTVCQEQQSRRSSAPLAPASEAEPRRDSPTIRQLVDELPAPLGEVIALREYLDLTYKEIAEVTGVPVTAVMSRIAEARGLLRAARRAAQASAEPPAARPAGGASKLTVYRANAC; the protein is encoded by the coding sequence ATGCAAGGTGCGAAAGCCGGGAATAAAACGGCGCAGCAGTTTCGTGACGCCGCCCTGCCATGGCTCGACGATGCCTATGCGTTCGCCCGGGTGCTGATGCGAACCGAGGCGGACGCCGAACAGGCCGTGCAGGACTGCTATCTGCGCGCACTGCGCCAGTTCGACGGCTTTCGCGGCACCGCCGTCAGGCCGTGGTTGCTCGCGATCCTCAAAACCGTCTGCCAGGAGCAGCAGTCCCGCCGCTCCAGTGCGCCGCTCGCTCCGGCATCTGAGGCCGAGCCGCGGCGCGACTCCCCGACCATCCGGCAACTCGTCGACGAGCTGCCCGCACCACTCGGCGAGGTCATCGCACTGCGCGAATATCTCGATCTCACCTACAAGGAAATCGCCGAGGTCACCGGCGTTCCCGTCACCGCCGTGATGTCGCGCATCGCGGAAGCCCGCGGCCTGCTGCGCGCGGCGCGGCGAGCAGCGCAAGCGTCCGCGGAACCACCGGCGGCGAGGCCTGCGGGCGGCGCGTCAAAATTGACGGTTTACCGCGCGAACGCCTGTTGA
- a CDS encoding AraC family transcriptional regulator, which yields MSETQVPNRFSIFHHGLAKGPAYEAWREGICRGFCRLDVGPTDDNRIDCHNEFTLLHTVAIATPRGGSARFARTRALLSDGCDDLVLIFATRGSVQVTQGSKTIELKRGQMCLTEMNIVGTADLTQSGSFTTTRFPRRLLLQVAPMAETQLARTLGREPALSAMIERYSALCTELAGDLDVPGQQAAAHHLADLVGLVLGSSAEHKELAVRDSVAKARLDLMKADVLKNLDNGKLTIEAIARANALSIRQAQRLFAAEGTTFSEYVLEQRLLQARRLLLHAQGAGRKVSDIAYTVGFNDLSYFHRAFRRKFGAAPAEMQMELGRRH from the coding sequence ATGTCCGAGACACAGGTGCCCAACCGGTTCTCGATCTTCCATCACGGGCTGGCGAAAGGGCCGGCCTATGAGGCTTGGCGCGAGGGCATCTGCCGCGGCTTCTGCCGGCTCGACGTCGGACCGACCGACGATAACCGCATCGATTGCCATAACGAGTTCACGTTGCTGCATACGGTCGCGATCGCGACGCCGCGCGGCGGCTCGGCCCGTTTTGCCCGCACCCGCGCGCTTCTGAGCGACGGCTGCGACGACCTTGTGCTGATCTTCGCGACGCGCGGCTCGGTGCAGGTCACACAAGGCAGCAAGACGATCGAGCTCAAGCGCGGCCAGATGTGCCTCACCGAGATGAATATCGTCGGCACCGCCGATCTCACCCAGTCCGGCAGCTTCACGACGACGCGGTTTCCGCGCCGCCTTTTGCTCCAGGTCGCCCCCATGGCCGAGACCCAGCTGGCGCGGACGCTCGGTCGCGAGCCAGCCTTGAGCGCGATGATCGAGCGCTATTCCGCGCTCTGCACCGAACTGGCCGGTGATCTGGATGTGCCGGGCCAGCAGGCGGCGGCGCATCATCTGGCCGATCTGGTCGGCCTCGTGCTCGGCAGCAGTGCCGAGCACAAGGAGCTCGCCGTACGGGACAGCGTGGCGAAGGCGCGGCTCGATCTGATGAAGGCCGACGTTCTGAAGAATCTCGACAATGGCAAGCTCACGATCGAGGCCATAGCAAGGGCTAATGCGCTGAGCATACGCCAGGCGCAACGCCTGTTTGCGGCCGAAGGGACCACGTTCTCGGAATATGTCCTGGAGCAGCGCCTGCTGCAGGCGCGCCGGCTGCTGCTGCACGCGCAGGGCGCCGGCCGCAAGGTCAGCGACATCGCCTATACGGTCGGCTTCAACGACCTGTCCTATTTCCATCGCGCGTTCCGCCGGAAGTTCGGCGCGGCGCCAGCGGAGATGCAGATGGAACTGGGGCGCCGGCATTGA
- a CDS encoding MBL fold metallo-hydrolase: MPLWTCEQCGAQFPEAATPPPSCPICEDERQYVNWKGQAWLTREELAQRHRLVWRDDLGLVGLALEPSFAIGQRALLVPDRGGCVMWDCVPLATAEAVAHVGSLGGLKAIAISHPHYYGAVADWSAAFEDAPVYLHDDDAQWVTRPYRSIVPWQGDSHRISDDILLVRAGGHFAGATMLHWRKGADGRGALLTGDIAMVAMDRRSVSFMYSYPNYIPLNASSVRRIARTVAPLAYDRIYGAWWGKNIATDARAAFDRSVERYISAISD, encoded by the coding sequence ATGCCCCTCTGGACTTGCGAACAATGTGGCGCGCAATTTCCTGAAGCCGCGACGCCGCCACCGTCCTGCCCGATCTGCGAGGACGAGCGGCAATATGTGAACTGGAAAGGGCAGGCGTGGCTGACGCGCGAGGAGCTCGCGCAGCGGCATCGGCTGGTCTGGCGCGACGATCTTGGCCTCGTTGGATTGGCGCTCGAGCCGTCCTTTGCGATCGGGCAGCGCGCGCTCTTGGTGCCGGATCGCGGCGGCTGCGTGATGTGGGACTGCGTGCCGCTCGCGACCGCCGAGGCGGTCGCGCATGTCGGGTCGCTCGGCGGGCTGAAGGCGATCGCGATCTCGCATCCGCATTATTATGGCGCGGTCGCCGACTGGAGCGCGGCGTTCGAGGACGCGCCGGTCTATCTGCACGACGACGATGCGCAATGGGTGACGCGGCCCTATCGGTCGATCGTGCCGTGGCAAGGCGACAGCCATCGCATCTCCGACGACATTCTCCTGGTGCGTGCCGGAGGCCATTTCGCCGGCGCCACCATGCTGCATTGGCGCAAGGGGGCGGACGGGCGTGGCGCGCTCCTGACCGGCGACATCGCGATGGTCGCGATGGACCGCCGCTCGGTCAGCTTCATGTATTCCTACCCGAACTACATCCCGCTCAACGCTTCATCAGTCCGCCGCATCGCGCGCACGGTCGCGCCGTTGGCGTATGATCGGATCTACGGCGCCTGGTGGGGCAAGAACATCGCAACCGACGCCAGGGCGGCGTTCGACCGTTCGGTCGAGCGCTATATCTCCGCGATCTCGGACTGA